The Numenius arquata unplaced genomic scaffold, bNumArq3.hap1.1 HAP1_SCAFFOLD_1801, whole genome shotgun sequence genome has a window encoding:
- the CUNH19orf47 gene encoding uncharacterized protein C19orf47 homolog: protein MVSVTMATSEWIQFFKEAGIPPGPAVNYAVMFVDNRIQKNMLLDLNKEIMNELGITVVGDIIAILKHAKVVYRQEMCKAATQSLCPGSVPTELRRNPNSAASRMIANSLSRDSPPAAAAAAAPPRLLLRRPRPHASKISVTVPNKPADGKAGLSDPAGENPTLPVKRRRVTAEMEGKYIIHMPKGTTPRTKKILEQQAAKGLQRTSVFERLGAEARAETPAGGKPTGVFSRLGDASGTDKATESDDDDDDDNRSVLQYAGVLKKLPKLSRKESGSQIGGTFQSKSTVSETKAVSGHRNPPESVKIPNRGEPVAGGTASGEAQESVVTSSKEKREGGIPG, encoded by the exons ATGGTCTCTGTCACGATGG ccacatCCGAATGGATTCAGTTTTTCAAGGAAGCCGGGATCCCCCCGGGCCCCGCCGTCAACTACGCCGTCATGTTTGTGGATAACAG GATCCAGAAGAACATGCTGCTGGATCTCAACAAGGAAATCATGAACGAGTTGGGAATCACGGTGGTGGGAGACATCATCGCCATCCTCAAACACGCCAAGGTCGTCTACCGGCAG gAGATGTGCAAGGCGGCCACACAATCGCTCTGCCCCGGCTCCGTCCCAACCGAGCTGCGCCGTAACCCCAACAGCG cCGCCAGCCGTATGATCGCCAACAGCCTGAGCAGGgattccccccccgccgccgccgccgccgccgcccccccacgcctcctcctccgccgcccgcgcccccaCGCCTCCAAAATCTCCGTTACCGTCCCCAACAAACCGGCCGACGGGAAGGCAG GTTTAAGCGATCCGGCGGGGGAAAACCCAACGCTCCCGGTAAAACGGCGGCGGGTGACGGCGGAAATGGAAGGGAAATACATCATCCACATGCCCAAGGGCACCACGCCGAGGACGAAGAAGATCCTGGAGCAACAAGCGGCCAAag GTCTGCAGAGGACGTCCGTCTTCGAGCGGCTGGGAGCCGAGGCGAGAGCCGAGACGCCGGCGGGAGGgaag CCCACGGGGGTCTTCAGCAGACTGGGTGACGCCTCGGGAACCGATAAAGCCACCGAGagcgacgacgacgacgacgacgacaaccgctccgtcctccaatacgccggcGTCCTCAAAAAACTTCCCAAACTTTCCCGGAAAGAAAGCGGATCCCAAATTGGGGGGACCTTCCAAAGCAAAAGCACCGTTTCGGAAACCAAAGCCGTCTCCGGACACAGAAACCCACCGGAATCCGTAAAAATTCCAAATCGGGGGGAACCGGTGGCGGGGGGAACGGCGTCGGGAGAAGCTCAGGAGAGCGTTGTCAccagcagcaaggaaaagagggaagggggaattCCGGGGTGA